Proteins from one Tachyglossus aculeatus isolate mTacAcu1 chromosome 23, mTacAcu1.pri, whole genome shotgun sequence genomic window:
- the LOC119944755 gene encoding probable G-protein coupled receptor 132: MQNGTVTTTTGAQSQNCSVSYEESKAFLIVVYSTVCALGFPANCLTLFLTWKQVKQNNVLAVYLFFLSVCELLYISTLPFWIRYITQNHMWDLGEFSCQMIAFLFFCNIYISILLLCCISIDRFRAVVFALESRGLRQQWTAVLLSVLVFVSVGLVHAPVFQIASQNHTCFEALPVDSQTAKYYYTRFVVGFVVPFAIIVYTNYRIFRSIKKSVSLKPRQKTKVKYLAIAIIVIFLICFAPYHVVILVRALHFSRFSGDMCDFEKRVYTSSVVFLCLSTVNSVADPIIYVFVSENCRNDLSRIFRGWNTSSAIQANRESTGILSKELQEFQESPRSEIATCLPPQS; this comes from the exons ATGCAGA ACGGCACCGTCACAACCACCACTGGGGCCCAATCCCAGAACTGCAGCGTCTCGTACGAGGAGAGCAAGGCATTTCTGATCGTGGTGTACTCCACCGTGTGTGCGTTAGGGTTTCCGGCAAATTGTCTGACCCTGTTTCTAACGTGGAAGCAAGTCAAGCAAAACAACGTGTTGGCCGTATACCTGTTCTTCTTGTCCGTCTGCGAACTGCTCTACATCTCCACCCTGCCGTTCTGGATAAGATACATCACCCAAAATCACATGTGGGACCTAGGAGAGTTTTCCTGCCAGATGATTGCCTTCCTCTTTTTTTGCAACATCTACATCAGCATCTTATTATTGTGCTGCATTTCCATCGACCGCTTCAGGGCCGTGGTGTTCGCCTTGGAATCCAGAGGCCTGAGACAGCAGTGGACGGCGGTCCTCCTTTCCGTCTTGGTCTTCGTTTCCGTGGGATTGGTTCACGCCCCAGTGTTTCAAATAGCGTCCCAGAACCACACCTGTTTCGAAGCTCTGCCGGTCGACAGTCAGACCGCTAAATATTACTACACCAGATTCGTAGTCGGCTTCGTCGTCCCCTTCGCCATTATCGTGTACACAAACTACCGAATCTTCAGAAGCATCAAGAAGAGCGTCAGTTTGAAACCCCGCCAAAAGACCAAGGTGAAATACTTGGCAATAGCGATAAtcgtcattttcctcatctgcttcGCCCCCTACCACGTGGTGATTCTGGTCCGAGCTTTACACTTTTCCCGCTTCTCGGGGGACATGTGTGATTTTGAGAAAAGGGTCTACACTTCCTCGGTGGTCTTTCTGTGTTTATCCACAGTGAACAGTGTGGCAGATCCAATCATCTACGTGTTTGTCAGCGAAAACTGTAGGAACGATCTGAGCAGAATCTTCAGAGGGTGGAATACTAGTTCTGCCATCCAGGCCAACAGGGAAAGTACTGGTATCCTCAGCAAAGAGCTTCAAGAATTTCAAGAGTCTCCAAGGTCTGAAATCGCGACCTGCCTTCCACCCCAGTCGTAG